The Gammaproteobacteria bacterium sequence GATCAAGTCCGGATCTTTAATGACTTCTTTATTGGCTTCAAAGATCTTTGGATACTGCATGGCATCACCATAGTATTCTTTAGCGATCTTGCCCAGGGTGTCGCCTGGTTTAACCACATAAAATTCGGTCTCTTCTTCCTTTCCAACTGGTGCGTCCACGGGAGCCGCAGAACCGGCAGCCCCAGCAACAGAACCGCCAGCAGGTGCATCCTGCTTAACAACTATCTGGCTCATTACATCTGCTACCCCGGCGACATTGCCGGCCAACAAGATGGCTTTTTCTTTGTCGGCTTTAGTGTTTACTTCGCCTTTGAGTTGTGCGATCCCATCATCAAAAACCACTTCAAAATTCCGGATACCGACACCGGCTTCCTGGATATGGTCACGAATTTTTTCTGCCGCGTCTTCGTCTTTATTGAAAACACGATTACCAATATCTTTTACAAAACCAAATAAGGACATTTTTCTCTCCCGTTGTGTGTTGAATGGGAAGCAGATTGGAGTTTAAGCTTGCCCGGTGAATCAATCACTATAGCAAATAAAACAGTGGATTCGTGTCTGGAAATGTGAATATTTTTGTTAAATATGATGATTTTGGCTTATTGAAGAATATATTCGAGGGCAATGCCGGAGAAGATGCTCATACCAACCCAGTGATTATTTAAAAATGCCTTGAAACACGCTTGGGGGTTACGCTCCCTGATCAAAAATTGTTGATACAGCATAAAGCCGATGGCCAGCACAATTCCCAATTTGAACAAAAGACCATTATGCACAGGGAAGGGTGTATGAGCAGCGACATTAAACAATAGAACCAACATGCCAATTTGCATAAGCCCGATCATAACCCTGTCGTATTGCCCAAAAAGAATGGCACTGGATTTAACCCCGATCTTGAGGTCATCCTGTCTGTCCACCATGGCGTACATGGTGTCATAGGCAACGGCCCAACACACATTGGCGATGAGTAATTGCCAAGCGACGCGAGGGATTTCAGTAATTGTGTGCAAATCTAGTTGTGCCGCAAAAGCCATTGGAATACCCCAGCCGAAAGCAAGCCCAAGCCAGGCCTGCGGCAGGGAAATAAATCGTTTGGTGAAAGGGTAAATTATTGCGAGAAACAGAGCCACGAACGAGAGCAGGATGGTTAACTTATTGGTTTGTAAAACCAGAATGAATGCTGTCAGACTTAATACTGCAAACAGAAGCAAAGACTCTGTTTCGGAAACCTTACCCGCTGTTAACGGCCGGTTTTTGGTGCGATCAACGTGTTTATCAAAACCCCGGTCGGCGTAATCGTTTATCACACAACCCGCGGCACGCATCAACACACAACCCAAGACAAAAATAAAAAACAGTTTTACACCCGGGTGTCCGTTTCCGGCAATCCACAATCCCCACAGCGTCGGCCACAACACAAGATAGATCCCGATGGGTTTATCAAAACGCATCAGGAGAAGATAGTTTTTGAGTTTGGAGCTAAACAATGAAGATAATATTTTTGGAATTTTTGAGTGTCTTGACCTGAGTCTCAACAATAATATTCAGCACCGGAAAAACTC is a genomic window containing:
- the lysM gene encoding peptidoglycan-binding protein LysM — protein: MSLFGFVKDIGNRVFNKDEDAAEKIRDHIQEAGVGIRNFEVVFDDGIAQLKGEVNTKADKEKAILLAGNVAGVADVMSQIVVKQDAPAGGSVAGAAGSAAPVDAPVGKEEETEFYVVKPGDTLGKIAKEYYGDAMQYPKIFEANKEVIKDPDLIFVGQKIRIPK
- the ubiA gene encoding 4-hydroxybenzoate octaprenyltransferase yields the protein MFSSKLKNYLLLMRFDKPIGIYLVLWPTLWGLWIAGNGHPGVKLFFIFVLGCVLMRAAGCVINDYADRGFDKHVDRTKNRPLTAGKVSETESLLLFAVLSLTAFILVLQTNKLTILLSFVALFLAIIYPFTKRFISLPQAWLGLAFGWGIPMAFAAQLDLHTITEIPRVAWQLLIANVCWAVAYDTMYAMVDRQDDLKIGVKSSAILFGQYDRVMIGLMQIGMLVLLFNVAAHTPFPVHNGLLFKLGIVLAIGFMLYQQFLIRERNPQACFKAFLNNHWVGMSIFSGIALEYILQ